cgcctagagcctgtgctccgcagcaagagaagccaccgcaatgagaagcctgcacaccgcaacgaagagtagcccctgctcgccgcaactagagaaagcccatgcacagcaacgaagacccaatgcagccccccccccaaaaaaagtgtgTGATGGCCCCacctgctgtgccctctgccagttcatctctttcttcctttactcTGGCAGTTGTCTGCACATGGCAATGTACTCACAGACACACAGGTCTCCTTCCCAGTTACTTCATTCACAAACCCCATAACAAGCTGTTGTCTATCGTTTCCCCatcagactgtgagctcctcagGGGGCTAGAGACCAAGAATGGATCATCTCTGGGTCCCAGAGCCCAGGAGAGTGTGGGTGCTTGGGAACCATTTGTGGGGATAAGTAAGTGTGTACAGACCGTTCAGCATTTGTCTGCATCAGGTTAGTGGGTTGACGTGTGGGTATGACTCCCTGTACCTGTCTCTTAAGCTTGTTCCTGTGTGAGAACCCTTCAGTAGATGCGGGTGTGTCAGAAGAGTTCTCTTACTGGGTCTGGTAAGGTGAGGTGAGGTGGCCCCCTAGTAGGTGTGACTGTGAAAGCAAGGGCAGAAGCCATCTGAGATAGGCCGGGAAGTGTATGTCCGGGCAGGTGTGGCCTAAGCCTGAGGGCCCCCACCTTGGCCTCTCACGCACcccgctctcccctcccccagctaagAGGAAGGGCAGCAcattcctgtcctgccagctgctccctctccaccacccacccctccccagctttCTCCGAAAAGCAGCCCGGGCGCCAAGCCTTCCCCCAGGTCGGAGCCTGAGCCTTCTCCTCCCATCTGACTCTGGGCTGTCTCCCAGGCCCCGGCAACCCAAGCCTGCAGGTCCCGAGTCCACCCTGCAGATAACCTGCCGCCTCCTTCCCGACTAGGCCGTGCATGCAGGGAGCTGAGCTCAGGGCCAAGGAATCCTGCCTGGGGCagcggaggtggggtgggaggtggggtggaagGGGGTGGTAGATTGTTGGGGTCTGAGCCCTGATTGGCTACGGCCGGGCCACGCCCCTacccttttcccctttctccccTTCTCGGTAGGGGGGCGTGGAGGCAACCGGGATCTGCCTGGGGCCAGCATGAGCCGGAGGGAGGGAAGTCTGGGTAAGGGGCTGAAGGGCCGGATCCCGAGCGCCGAGGGGAGCAGGGGTCAGAAGGGCTGGAAGCTGGGGTCTGGGCCCCTGCCACCCCTAGGTCCGGGAAGGGAGCGGCCTGAGCTGGGGAGAGCAGGGCCCCGGTGTCAGGTAACGAGCGGGTGAGTTGTGCGTGAGCTGTGGGAAGGGGCAAGCGCCGGAGTTTAGAGGAGGCCTGGGGCTGTGCCTTCAGGGACTTGGGCTCAGGAGGTAGATTACCGGTTCGAGTACACCCTAGGGGAGAATTGGGGTCGTGGCTGGGGCAGGACGCCGGGACCCTATCTGAGTACCGGGAAAGAATCAGAGCTGGGAGCCAGAGCGAGGGGTAAAGTTAGGGGCGGAAGTCTTTGGGCCACAGGGGCTGGTAAGTGACAACAGGAGACGAAAGTCGAGGCTGTTAAGGATAGGGACCCGCGGGGCAAACTCTAgcgaggggcggggcgggagtTGCCGGGCTAGGACTACATTCCCCAGCATGCCCTGGGCACGCGCGCTAGGCGTCTCGGGAAATGTATTCTTCCTCCTGGGGCACCACCCTCTAACTTGTGCTGGTTAAGGCCGGTTGCTGATTCACTGAAACTGTACGGTGCCCAGCCCACGGTTTTGCACAGAAGGACCATCAGGGAAGAAATGGCACTTCAGTATCCCAATCTGTAGAATGGACTTAAAGGCTTGTTTCAATTTTAAGTTCTGTGCTTCGATGATGCTGAATTCCACCAACAATCACTGAGGTACAGAGATAAGTGAGCCCTTCCCTCAAAGGGCTCCCAGGCTGAGGCAGATTCTCACAGATAAAAGAGACATTAAAAGAACCGCCTTGGAAGTATGAACAAATGGCCTTAAGTAGAAGGAAGAAGTGAATTTAAAGGAGGAGTGAATCTGGAGGCTGCACTGAGGAGGCACTATTTGAATTTGGCTTTAATAGGATTTCAACCATGATTTGGGGACAGGGAACACATTTCAGGGAGAACAACCGTTTGGCAAATGTCTGGTGCCCTATTTTCCCTCAGTTGGAATGGGACAGAGCCTGCCTGGCTTAAAAGGTGGAGAATTCAGAGTGGAGCTTCCGGGTTCAGGAAGAGCCAGCCTGGAAGAAGTGGTCAAGAAGAAAGGGGTTGGGGTGCCCTCATTCCTCCCCCCCTTTTCCCACCAGAGGACCCCCAGGCTGACTCCTCAATCTCACCCCTTCCCCACTTGGAGTCCAAGATCCAACAGACACACAGCCTTGCCCGCCTCCTCACCAAATATGCTGAGCAGCTGCTCCAGGAATATGTGAGTGGGGTTCAGGGTGTGGGTACCAGGGGCCTGGGGAATGGGGAAGTACATACAGATCAAGGGGTCCTTGACCACCCATTTTCTCAATCTCACTTCACAGTTGCAGAAATTGGGGCTCCCAAGAGGGGTCAGTAACGGGCCCCTGGCCACACAGCAAATTGGAGGAGGACACTGTCTGTGCCCCAAATGCCCCTCCATTAGCCTCAGCATGGAGGCTCCCTCCTTGGTACTTTAAGACAGAAGCAACCTGAGAGAGTGAAGAGAACTCTGGTCTGGGAGTCTGGAAACCTATGTTCTTAGGCTCTGTGTGATCTTGTCATCTCACCTCCATGAGCTTGGGACTCCCCAGGTGTAAAAGGAGGCAGTTAAGGGAattccttggaggtccagtgattaggatttgggcactttcactgccagagcctgcgttcaatccctggtcggggaactaagatcctggcagggccaaaaaaaaaaaaaaaaaaaaggaggcagttGAATAAGATGAGCTGTGAACTCTTCTACCTGTGTTATGCAGAGAAGCCAAGAAGGGGTTTCAATCTAGGGGTAAAAATGCCATCCCAGGAGGACACTTTTACAGAGGAGAAGGATCTGCCAAAATCTTTGGTTGGCCAGAGGACACTGACAAAGGAACCTAGATAGTTCCCCAAATTACTCTGGTGTAGTGGAGGGAGGGTATAGTTTTGAATCAGATAGACTGTAGCCCTGCCAACTTGTTGTGACCATGGGCAGTACTgataacattaaatataataatttaataattatgacAGCAATAGTAAGATAATAAAGCTAGCTTTGTAGTCCTACCAACtttggttcaaattccagcttctGCCCCTTCCTAGATGGATGACCTAGGATAAGTCAGTCCCAATATCCTCATTTACAAGACcatgatcatcatcatcacacccattttttggaagattaGGAATAGTGTGTTTAAAGCAGCACAGTGCCTGAACCAGAAGCAAAATGTTAGGAAAGGATAAATGGTGTTGTTATAGCATCTTTACAAATTACAAATCAcctttatcttttcatttgttcattcacatgACAGTTATTCATTGAGCCCCTGGTTGTGTGTCAAGCAGGTGCAGAAGTGGGGAAGAATGGGGGGGAGGGAGTGAAACAAACTCGGTCCCTGCACTATCTTCTGTAATTCTCAAGAGGTCCGTGGTAGGAAGGCAGGGCAGGGAACTGTTCCCCCATCTTACAGAGGAgaccactgaggctcagagaaggaaacGGTTTTGCACCAAAcggcacagctagtaagtggtggagacaGGATTTGAAGCTGGGTCTGTAAGATAGCATTAagaaaagagctaacattttTTGTGCCCTTCCAATGAGTCAGGACCTGCCTTAAGCATTTTAACAGGCTCATAACTACCTTATGAAGTTGATATGGTTATTATCTCCATTGAGGAAATGAGGAAACAAAGCAGTGGTGTAAAGCACAcggtggtttttgttgttttgtattaTCTCAAACACAGCCTCTCTGTTGGCAGGAGTGTGTCATTTAcgagatggggacactgaggacCCAGGAGAGGGGTGGAGGGCTGAGTTCCGGGTGGAGGAGCCGCCCTGACTGCCGCGTCTCCGCAGGTGCAGCACCAGGGAGACCCCTTCGGGCTGCCTGGCTTCTCGCCCCCGCGGCTGCCGGTGGCCGATCTGAGCGCCCCGGCCCCGGGCCACGCGGGCCTGCCGGTGCCCGAGCGCCTGCGGCTGGACGAGGCAGCGCTGGCCGCGCTGCCACCGCTGCTGGACGTCGTGCGCCGCCGCCAGGCCGAGCTGAACCCGCGCGCGCTGCGCCTGCTGCGGCGCCTGGAGGACGCGGCGCGCCAGGCGCGGGCCCTGGGCGCCGCCGTGGAGGCCGTACTGGCCGCGCTGGGCGCCGAGACCCGCGGGCCCCAACCGGAgcctgccgccgccgccgtcgccgcggCCACTGCCACCGCGGGCGTCTTCCCGGCCAAGGTGCTGGGGCTCCGCGTGTGCGGCCTCTACCGCGAGTGGGTGAGCCGCACAGAGGCCGACCTAGGCCAGCTGGCGCCCGGGGGCCCGGCCTGAGAGCGGGGCGCGCGCCGCAGCTCGCGGTCCCCTCCTGGGCCGTCTCCGCCTCTCCATCCCTCTCCATCTCCAGCAGCGTCTCTGTGTTCTCCGACCGTCTCCATCTCTCTATTTGCTTTGTACGCTCTCGATCTCTTTTTCTCCCTGGGGCTTTCGTGTCTCCGTCTGTGACTTCCCATGTCTATCACTTCCTTgctttccccctctttttctccATCGCTTGGGCCTGCCTTGCTGGGGATCTCTGTCTCCGCTTCTCCCCATCTCTTGCCTCCTCTTGGCCCCATGTGAGCATGTGTACATCTGCACCTCATCTCAAGGAGGGGACACCTGGCACTCTGTTTCCCtctgtccttctctctctcctttcctggcTAGGGACATGTCTGCTGACCCTGTGGTGGGTGGGCTCCTCCAGACAAATTTCAGCCACCTTCCCCCAGGGTCACTCCACCTgctgctctccccctcccccatcccaccctttg
This DNA window, taken from Balaenoptera ricei isolate mBalRic1 chromosome 15, mBalRic1.hap2, whole genome shotgun sequence, encodes the following:
- the CTF1 gene encoding cardiotrophin-1; this translates as MSRREGSLEDPQADSSISPLPHLESKIQQTHSLARLLTKYAEQLLQEYVQHQGDPFGLPGFSPPRLPVADLSAPAPGHAGLPVPERLRLDEAALAALPPLLDVVRRRQAELNPRALRLLRRLEDAARQARALGAAVEAVLAALGAETRGPQPEPAAAAVAAATATAGVFPAKVLGLRVCGLYREWVSRTEADLGQLAPGGPA